In Papaver somniferum cultivar HN1 chromosome 1, ASM357369v1, whole genome shotgun sequence, a genomic segment contains:
- the LOC113353038 gene encoding myb-like protein D encodes MGCCFSRNHEASEQNPPPKLVPESGISRLSPPQLEEETVKEVLSETPSQKRPSFTKLEEQKLNPTILPSFPKSEVSEEEEEKKIENKQVPYYMTTPTTTQEVSVSEVSEICSLSESYSTTTLTKEDIEEGEVRQQQRIERSPSKIPQRRRSSNNKNSINDYQCGISGIDYHHNNRERRSPVRRSSEHPSPNRRNDNTNGFKFGSNNTDMGQTGRRQRIYTANNNSNNRSWRDPGESSGRRSRSPSVTRNNNNEAMGQNKSGMGRSPSARKAGRSPARIPPMASENSSKSETSKEDVEGNGNESLENPLVSLECFIFL; translated from the coding sequence ATGGGTTGCTGTTTTAGCAGAAATCATGAAGCTTCTGAGCAGAACCCACCTCCTAAACTTGTTCCAGAATCAGGCATTTCTCGTCTTTCACCACCTCAACTTGAAGAAGAAACAGTAAAAGAAGTCCTTTCTGAAACTCCATCTCAAAAAAGACCTTCTTTCACTAAActagaagaacaaaaactaaaccCAACCATTTTACCTTCATTTCCTAAAAGTGAAGtctcggaagaagaagaagagaagaagattgaAAACAAACAAGTCCCTTATTATAtgacaacaccaacaacaactcaAGAAGTATCAGTGTCTGAAGTTTCAGAGATCTGTAGTTTGAGTGAAAGTTATTCAACAACTACACTTactaaagaagatattgaagaaggCGAAGTTCGCCAACAACAAAGAATTGAAAGATCTCCATCAAAAATCCCACAAAGGAGAAGATCATCAAACAATAAAAACTCAATTAATGATTATCAGTGCGGGATTTCTGGAATTGATTATCATCATAATAACAGAGAAAGAAGATCTCCTGTAAGAAGATCATCAGAACACCCATCACCAAATCGAAGAAATGACAACACCAATGGTTTCAAATTCGGGTCAAATAATACAGATATGGGTCAGACAGGAAGAAGGCAACGGATCTATACAGCAAATAATAATAGTAACAACAGAAGTTGGAGAGATCCAGGGGAGAGTTCAGGTAGAAGGTCTAGGTCTCCATCAGTAACTCGTAATAACAATAATGAAGCAATGGGGCAGAATAAGTCGGGTATGGGTCGAAGTCCATCGGCAAGAAAAGCTGGAAGATCTCCTGCTCGTATTCCACCAATGGCGTCAGAGAATAGTTCGAAATCAGAGACAAGTAAAGAAGATGTTGAAGGAAATGGTAATGAATCTCTTGAAAACCCTCTTGTTTCATTAGAATGCTTCATTTTCCTGTAA
- the LOC113306008 gene encoding uncharacterized protein LOC113306008, with amino-acid sequence MGRDVNWGTGVAPTSGVGVVGGGTPPLFIQREEHWRHFDNSVNAVSFGFVATAILISMFLIMAIFERFLRPRSTPLSNSSEAVAGGGRNINHRDLDHQSQMGFNGKLGFPSPKMSIYSRGVSVLMPGDKIPTFIGHPVPIPCPPERVFWPHHQQKPPGSSSSSPPSNVT; translated from the exons ATGGGAAGAGATGTTAATTGGGGTACTGGTGTAGCACCAACATCAGGAGTAGGAGTAGTAGGAGGAGGAACACCTCCATTATTTATACAAAGAGAAGAACACTGGAGACATTTTGATAACTCTGTAAATGCTGTTTCTTTTGGATTCGTGGCTACTGCTATACTTATTTCTATGTTTCTCATTATGGCCATCTTTGAAAGATTTCTTAGACCCAGATCAACCCCTCTCTCTAATTCTTCCGAGGCTGTGGCTGGTGGTGGTAGAAATATTAATCACAGAGATCTTGATCATCAATCACAGATGGGTTTCAATGGCAAGCTTGGTTTTCCTTCTCCCAAA ATGTCAATCTACTCCAGAGGCGTGTCAGTCTTGATGCCCGGAGATAAAATTCCTACTTTCATTGGGCATCCGGTTCCTATACCATGCCCTCCTGAACGTGTATTTTGGCCTCACCATCAACAAAAGCCTCCTGGTAGTAGTTCAAGCTCACCACCGTCAAATGTTAcctga
- the LOC113353059 gene encoding influenza virus NS1A-binding protein homolog B-like, with the protein MGSLPSPPSPRAPASENSVNNYKLWGSFYSPNTSMPNWIAYYDPSTNTWSQVRLIPGLEENQILKGFAMVSIGYYIFIIGGRLCKYGALDDSEGVEEMNIKVLSTIHRYDTLNHIWSTCAPLGTPRFDFACTVCDNKIYVAGGQSTSGCARGIRSAEMYDPDVDLWTLLPKMSTLRYKSAGVTWQGKIHVVGGFAEREDCGQPILYTMLRSSAEVFDPCRGEWDLVEGMWKLDIPPNQIVAVDGKLFSSGDCLNTWKGHIEIYDGDLKIWNIMNGSKVQNLSSLISTSVENTYPIELRYLRMVPIGTHLYFVAGYRKTGEVTGLFSVVHSFETSLGADPSWNSSEPIEEEADNLLCCHTCVVQVP; encoded by the coding sequence ATGGGGTCACTTCCTTCACCACCGTCACCACGAGCACCAGCCTCTGAGAATTCAGTTAACAATTACAAATTGTGGGGATCATTTTACTCGCCAAATACTAGCATGCCTAATTGGATAGCATATTACGACCCATCAACCAACACATGGTCACAAGTCAGATTAATCCCAGGTCTTGAAGAGAACCAGATTCTCAAAGGATTTGCTATGGTCTCGATTGGTTATTATATTTTCATTATTGGTGGCAGGCTCTGTAAGTATGGTGCTCTTGATGATTCTGAAGGTGTTGAGGAAATGAATATCAAAGTTCTCTCGACTATACACCGTTACGATACGCTCAATCACATATGGTCAACATGCGCACCTCTTGGCACTCCACGGTTTGATTTTGCATGCACCGTTTGTGACAACAAGATATACGTAGCAGGCGGACAAAGTACTTCGGGTTGTGCTAGAGGAATTCGGTCAGCAGAAATGTACGACCCTGATGTTGATCTCTGGACTCTTTTGCCTAAAATGAGTACCTTAAGATACAAATCAGCGGGTGTCACTTGGCAAGGGAAGATCCATGTAGTTGGAGGGTTTGCTGAGAGGGAAGACTGTGGTCAACCAATATTATACACCATGCTGCGCAGCTCTGCAGAAGTATTTGATCCATGTCGAGGTGAATGGGACCTAGTTGAGGGAATGTGGAAACTTGACATCCCACCTAATCAAATTGTAGCCGTGGATGGCAAACTATTTAGCTCGGGGGACTGCTTAAACACATGGAAGGGTCATATAGAAATCTACGACGGGGATCTTAAAATCTGGAACATAATGAATGGATCTAAAGTGCAGAATCTCTCCTCCTTAATCTCCACGTCGGTTGAAAACACATACCCGATCGAGTTACGTTACCTTAGAATGGTTCCGATCGGCACACATCTATACTTTGTAGCCGGATATCGCAAGACTGGAGAGGTCACTGGGTTATTCTCAGTTGTCCATTCGTTTGAGACTTCACTTGGGGCCGACCCATCGTGGAACAGCTCGGAACCAATCGAAGAGGAGGCAGACAACCTATTGTGTTGCCATACTTGTGTTGTTCAGGTCCCATAA
- the LOC113306011 gene encoding protein GID8 homolog isoform X2, with amino-acid sequence MGLNESTSKKVITRVDWEKKLNDVKIRKEDMNKLVMNFLVTEGFVEAAEKFKMESGTEPDIDLATITDRMAVKKAVQCGNVDDALEKVNDLNPEILDTNPQLFFHLQQQRLIELIRNGKVEEALEFAQEELAPRGEENETFLEELERTVALLAFEDFSNCPVGELLDISQRLKTASEVNAAILTSQSHEKDPKLPSLLKMLIWAQNQLDEKSTYPGINNLVTAVLEDPAV; translated from the exons ATGGGTTTGAATGAG TCGACATCAAAGAAAGTGATAACAAGGGTGGACTGGGAGAAAAAGCTCAATGATGTAAAGATTAGGAAAGAAGATATGAATAAGCTGGTTATGAATTTTCTTGTAACAGAAGGTTTTGTTGAAGCTGCAGAAAAATTTAAAATGGAGTCAGGAACTGAGC CAGACATAGATCTTGCAACAATAACAGATCGTATGGCTGTCAAGAAGGCGGTACAATGTGGAAATGTTGATGATGCACTTGAGAAAGTTAATGATTTGAATCCCGAG ATACTAGATACAAATCCACAACtattttttcatcttcaacaacaaaggctGATAGAACTGATTCGCAATGGAAAAGTTGAAGAAGCTCTTGAATTTGCTCAAGAAGAGCTTGCACCAAGAGGAGAAGAAAAT GAAACCTTTTTGGAAGAGCTGGAGAGGACAGTAGCACTTTTGGCGTTCGAAGACTTCTCAAATTGTCCTGTTGGAGAGCTTCTGGACATATCCCAACGTCTGAAAACAGCAAGTGAGGTGAATGCTGCCATCCTCACCAGCCAGAGTCATGAAAAAG ATCCCAAGCTACCAAGCCTGTTAAAGATGCTTATTTGGGCTCAGAACCAACTCGATGAGAAATCTACATATCCAGGAATCAACAACTTGGTTACGGCCGTTCTAGAAGACCCTGCTGTATGA
- the LOC113306011 gene encoding protein GID8 homolog isoform X1, whose translation MSSFAWTQIRTRALIERMSTSKKVITRVDWEKKLNDVKIRKEDMNKLVMNFLVTEGFVEAAEKFKMESGTEPDIDLATITDRMAVKKAVQCGNVDDALEKVNDLNPEILDTNPQLFFHLQQQRLIELIRNGKVEEALEFAQEELAPRGEENETFLEELERTVALLAFEDFSNCPVGELLDISQRLKTASEVNAAILTSQSHEKDPKLPSLLKMLIWAQNQLDEKSTYPGINNLVTAVLEDPAV comes from the exons ATGTCATCATTCGCCTGGACTCAAATACGTACTCGAGCATTGATTGAAAGAATG TCGACATCAAAGAAAGTGATAACAAGGGTGGACTGGGAGAAAAAGCTCAATGATGTAAAGATTAGGAAAGAAGATATGAATAAGCTGGTTATGAATTTTCTTGTAACAGAAGGTTTTGTTGAAGCTGCAGAAAAATTTAAAATGGAGTCAGGAACTGAGC CAGACATAGATCTTGCAACAATAACAGATCGTATGGCTGTCAAGAAGGCGGTACAATGTGGAAATGTTGATGATGCACTTGAGAAAGTTAATGATTTGAATCCCGAG ATACTAGATACAAATCCACAACtattttttcatcttcaacaacaaaggctGATAGAACTGATTCGCAATGGAAAAGTTGAAGAAGCTCTTGAATTTGCTCAAGAAGAGCTTGCACCAAGAGGAGAAGAAAAT GAAACCTTTTTGGAAGAGCTGGAGAGGACAGTAGCACTTTTGGCGTTCGAAGACTTCTCAAATTGTCCTGTTGGAGAGCTTCTGGACATATCCCAACGTCTGAAAACAGCAAGTGAGGTGAATGCTGCCATCCTCACCAGCCAGAGTCATGAAAAAG ATCCCAAGCTACCAAGCCTGTTAAAGATGCTTATTTGGGCTCAGAACCAACTCGATGAGAAATCTACATATCCAGGAATCAACAACTTGGTTACGGCCGTTCTAGAAGACCCTGCTGTATGA